A single genomic interval of Saccharothrix saharensis harbors:
- a CDS encoding fused response regulator/phosphatase, with translation MTSDSAHVLVVDDTEASRYVRASWLRRGGHRVTEAVAGGQALELLAAQEFDIVVLDVDLPDMNGFDVAERIKGDPRTAAIPVVHVSAAFREAEDRITGLNRGADAYLTEPVDAGELMATVQAALRYYRARTLAERLADRLAKLTAGTMAINAATEFDTLATEAARATATVLAAPATAIGPAADGGRWIARATVDGEVDVIRGTAFDEPPVGMSTVTDPPWSPGTPSAVVLARGTPTRPAVLLAVPPEAVATDEDRTLLVQLAQATALAAEGLWAYVEEHKLALVLQRSLLPRELPVVPSLPMAARYQPASSHAEIGGDFYEVTRLGDRLLIAIGDVCGHSIGAATIMGEVRHALRAYAVEEEDPARILRKLDAMLSRFHSTKGLTTMCLLLVDPADGATAVANAGHVPPLVADHTGTEYLAVRGPLLGIDLPRPPSTHLVLPPGALVLLTTDGLVEHTGTDLDDGMNQLRDAVRPDVDMNALCDDLLERFGRDKKDDIALFAFRRPVGAPSAGEET, from the coding sequence ATGACCTCGGACAGCGCGCACGTCCTGGTCGTGGACGACACGGAGGCCAGCCGCTACGTGCGGGCCAGCTGGCTGCGCCGGGGCGGGCACCGGGTGACCGAGGCGGTCGCCGGCGGTCAGGCGCTGGAGCTGCTGGCCGCCCAGGAGTTCGACATCGTCGTCCTCGACGTCGACCTGCCCGACATGAACGGCTTCGACGTCGCCGAACGCATCAAGGGCGACCCGCGCACCGCGGCGATCCCGGTCGTGCACGTCTCGGCGGCCTTCCGCGAGGCCGAGGACCGCATCACCGGCCTCAACCGCGGCGCGGACGCCTACCTCACCGAGCCCGTGGACGCGGGCGAGCTGATGGCCACGGTCCAGGCCGCCCTGCGCTACTACCGCGCGCGGACCCTGGCCGAACGCCTGGCCGACCGGCTGGCGAAGCTCACCGCCGGGACGATGGCCATCAACGCCGCCACGGAGTTCGACACCCTCGCGACCGAGGCGGCTCGGGCCACCGCCACCGTCCTGGCCGCTCCCGCCACGGCCATCGGCCCCGCCGCGGACGGCGGCCGGTGGATCGCCCGTGCCACGGTCGACGGCGAGGTGGACGTGATCCGGGGGACCGCCTTCGACGAGCCGCCCGTCGGGATGTCCACCGTCACCGATCCGCCGTGGAGCCCGGGCACGCCGTCGGCGGTCGTCCTCGCCCGCGGCACCCCGACGCGCCCGGCGGTGCTGCTCGCGGTCCCCCCGGAGGCCGTGGCCACCGACGAGGACCGCACCCTGCTGGTGCAGCTCGCGCAGGCCACCGCGCTGGCCGCCGAAGGACTGTGGGCCTACGTCGAGGAGCACAAACTCGCCCTCGTGCTCCAGCGCAGCCTCCTGCCGCGCGAGCTGCCCGTCGTGCCGTCGCTGCCGATGGCGGCCCGCTACCAGCCCGCGTCGAGCCACGCGGAGATCGGCGGCGACTTCTACGAGGTCACCCGCCTCGGTGACCGGCTCCTCATCGCCATCGGCGACGTGTGCGGGCACTCCATCGGCGCCGCGACCATCATGGGCGAGGTCCGCCACGCCCTGCGCGCCTACGCCGTCGAGGAGGAGGACCCCGCGCGCATCCTGCGCAAGCTGGACGCGATGTTGTCCCGCTTCCACTCCACCAAAGGGCTGACCACCATGTGCCTGCTGCTGGTGGACCCGGCGGACGGGGCGACCGCGGTGGCCAACGCGGGCCACGTCCCCCCGTTGGTCGCCGACCACACCGGCACCGAGTACCTCGCGGTCCGCGGACCCCTGCTCGGCATCGACCTGCCGCGCCCGCCGTCGACCCACCTGGTCCTGCCGCCGGGCGCGCTGGTCCTGCTCACCACCGACGGCCTGGTGGAGCACACGGGAACGGACCTCGACGACGGCATGAACCAGTTGCGCGACGCCGTGCGGCCCGACGTCGACATGAACGCCCTGTGCGACGACCTGCTGGAGCGCTTCGGCCGGGACAAGAAGGACGACATCGCCCTGTTCGCGTTCCGGCGGCCGGTGGGAGCGCCGTCCGCCGGCGAGGAGACCTGA
- a CDS encoding ATP-binding SpoIIE family protein phosphatase: MAGVTHPVAVAEDVAWLFVDDPAHVGRARRAATALAEQLVFDESRVAEVGLAVTEIAANLHKHAGEGHVLVRALRAGDRAAVEVVSLDAGPGIADTALAMVDGQSTAGTLGIGLGMVARSADHFDVTSRRGRGTVLSARFHARSRDEPPFAADPAVAGLTRPLAGEQHCGDAYTVRRTADGRLWLMMCDGSGHGPLAATASRAAVRAFTEDEPTSPEAVVARLHAALRGTRGGAVAAAVLDPVSGVVRFAGLGNIAGAVLADGHKRSMVSVPGIAGFQARGIKAFDYELPPGARVVLHSDGLTERWSPEDVAGVTSPLLLAATLVRDAAVRRDDAGVLVAAP, encoded by the coding sequence GTGGCGGGGGTGACGCACCCGGTCGCGGTCGCGGAGGACGTGGCCTGGCTGTTCGTCGACGATCCCGCCCACGTCGGCCGGGCACGGCGGGCCGCGACCGCGCTGGCCGAGCAGCTGGTGTTCGACGAGTCGCGCGTCGCCGAGGTCGGGCTGGCCGTCACCGAGATCGCCGCCAACCTGCACAAGCACGCCGGCGAGGGCCACGTGCTGGTGCGAGCGCTGCGCGCGGGCGACCGGGCCGCGGTCGAGGTGGTGTCCCTCGACGCGGGCCCCGGCATCGCCGACACCGCGCTCGCGATGGTCGACGGCCAGTCGACCGCGGGCACGCTCGGCATCGGGCTGGGCATGGTGGCCCGCAGCGCCGACCACTTCGACGTGACGTCCCGGCGCGGCCGGGGCACCGTGCTGTCCGCCCGCTTCCACGCGCGGTCGCGGGACGAACCCCCGTTCGCCGCCGATCCCGCGGTCGCCGGGCTGACGCGACCGCTCGCCGGCGAGCAGCACTGCGGAGACGCCTACACGGTGCGCAGGACCGCCGATGGGCGGCTGTGGTTGATGATGTGCGACGGCTCGGGCCACGGCCCGCTGGCCGCGACCGCGTCGCGCGCGGCGGTCCGGGCGTTCACCGAGGACGAGCCGACCTCGCCCGAGGCGGTCGTGGCCAGGCTGCACGCCGCGCTGCGGGGTACGCGCGGCGGCGCGGTCGCGGCGGCGGTGCTCGACCCGGTGTCGGGCGTGGTCCGCTTCGCCGGGCTGGGCAACATCGCGGGCGCGGTCCTGGCGGACGGGCACAAGCGCTCGATGGTGTCGGTACCGGGCATCGCGGGGTTCCAGGCGCGGGGGATCAAGGCGTTCGACTACGAGCTGCCGCCGGGCGCGAGGGTCGTGCTGCACTCCGACGGCCTGACCGAGCGCTGGTCGCCCGAGGACGTCGCCGGCGTCACCTCGCCGTTGTTGCTCGCGGCCACGCTGGTGCGTGACGCGGCCGTGCGCAGGGACGACGCCGGCGTCCTGGTGGCGGCCCCGTGA
- a CDS encoding ATP-binding protein, translating into MTAAGGSEELPVRGDDDVVRVRQLVRGYAQRVKLSLVNQTKLVTAASELARNTLVYGGGGVVRVQVVTDGRKEGVRVVFHDDGPGIPDLTLALADGWSSGSGLGLGLSGSRRLVDEFDLDTEVGRGTTVSVVKWRG; encoded by the coding sequence GTGACCGCGGCCGGCGGATCCGAGGAGTTGCCCGTCCGGGGCGACGACGACGTGGTGCGCGTGCGCCAGCTCGTCCGCGGGTATGCCCAGCGGGTGAAGCTCTCCCTGGTCAACCAGACCAAGCTGGTGACCGCGGCCAGCGAGTTGGCCCGCAACACGCTGGTCTACGGCGGTGGCGGCGTCGTCCGCGTCCAGGTCGTCACCGACGGTCGCAAGGAGGGCGTGCGCGTGGTCTTCCACGACGACGGGCCCGGCATCCCCGACCTCACCCTGGCGCTGGCCGACGGCTGGAGCAGCGGCAGCGGCCTGGGCCTGGGCCTGAGCGGCTCGCGCCGGTTGGTCGACGAGTTCGACCTGGACACCGAGGTCGGCCGGGGCACGACGGTTTCGGTCGTCAAGTGGCGGGGGTGA
- a CDS encoding choice-of-anchor P family protein, producing the protein MITSSPGRHRGRALPAIIAALAVVPLALAVTSARPASATPGVPGAPVVVFAENFENGQGTTPVLLTGYTGAPPVAQTYSADPAWLTACNGWLASPQQPAVPPPGSGCSAGNWQAVRDMAGILGQWAGGDPATNHAVTAYTAGNPGAGKVQLRTEQPIPLPGPDRFLTFSVDAAEQNCFANHALFEFYLLDGATAVPAFTTAIEPCANPSSVIDGTAVGTYTSDRPVLFGGSSVGVQLVNAQGSGGGNDAAFDNVRVLDVTPQLDVGYSPPPVQMGQTATLTFTVTNTAELAVKEGWSFTANLPAGLTATAQPTTDCADATASTAAGTVTATGSLATGQVSCTVAVTVTAARPGTYTTCATDVTARVGLNAPGCASVRFIAPVLLFDAHAHGGKLTAPLVGVGPLAPSDLTCTPQPGLDQDQALGATLPGIGSLGVIDTEAHGTVGGDGQRTATAWARTAKVSLLGGLITADEIRAKAAAAEDLDGTVSTAGEVELVNLRINGTPVVNPAVDLTITIPLVATVVVNEQRPLAGGAGIAVNALHIRLLNGVDLVVSHARVTLTRPGTPCPID; encoded by the coding sequence GTGATCACGTCTTCGCCCGGTCGGCACAGGGGTAGAGCCCTGCCGGCGATCATCGCGGCACTGGCGGTCGTACCGCTCGCGCTCGCCGTCACCTCCGCGCGACCGGCCTCTGCGACACCGGGCGTCCCCGGGGCGCCGGTCGTGGTGTTCGCCGAGAACTTCGAGAACGGCCAGGGCACCACACCCGTCCTGCTCACCGGCTACACCGGTGCGCCGCCGGTGGCGCAGACCTACTCCGCCGATCCGGCGTGGCTGACCGCCTGCAACGGTTGGCTGGCCTCGCCGCAGCAGCCGGCCGTGCCACCGCCGGGCAGCGGGTGCAGCGCGGGCAACTGGCAGGCGGTCCGGGACATGGCCGGGATCCTGGGTCAGTGGGCGGGCGGCGACCCGGCCACCAACCACGCCGTCACCGCCTACACCGCCGGGAACCCCGGGGCGGGCAAGGTGCAGCTGCGCACCGAGCAGCCCATCCCGCTGCCCGGACCGGACCGGTTCCTGACCTTCTCGGTGGACGCGGCCGAGCAGAACTGCTTCGCCAACCACGCGCTGTTCGAGTTCTACCTGCTCGACGGCGCGACCGCCGTGCCCGCGTTCACCACGGCGATCGAGCCCTGCGCCAACCCCTCGAGCGTCATCGACGGCACCGCCGTGGGCACCTACACCAGCGACCGGCCGGTGCTGTTCGGCGGCTCGTCGGTGGGAGTGCAGCTGGTCAACGCCCAGGGCAGCGGGGGCGGCAACGACGCCGCGTTCGACAACGTCCGCGTTCTGGACGTCACCCCGCAGCTGGACGTCGGCTACAGCCCGCCCCCGGTGCAGATGGGGCAGACGGCCACCCTGACCTTCACCGTCACCAACACCGCCGAGCTGGCGGTCAAGGAGGGTTGGTCGTTCACCGCGAACCTGCCGGCGGGGCTGACCGCGACCGCCCAGCCCACCACGGACTGCGCCGACGCCACCGCCTCCACCGCCGCCGGCACGGTGACCGCCACCGGCTCCCTGGCCACCGGCCAGGTCTCGTGCACCGTCGCCGTCACGGTCACCGCCGCCCGCCCCGGCACCTACACCACCTGCGCCACCGACGTGACCGCGCGGGTCGGCCTCAACGCGCCGGGGTGCGCCTCGGTGCGGTTCATCGCGCCGGTGCTGCTGTTCGACGCCCACGCGCACGGTGGGAAGCTGACCGCTCCGCTGGTCGGCGTGGGCCCACTCGCCCCGTCGGACCTCACCTGCACGCCCCAACCGGGTCTGGACCAGGACCAGGCGCTCGGCGCCACCCTGCCGGGGATCGGCTCGCTGGGCGTCATCGACACCGAGGCGCACGGCACCGTCGGCGGTGACGGACAGCGCACCGCCACCGCGTGGGCCCGCACCGCGAAGGTTTCGTTGCTGGGCGGCTTGATCACCGCCGACGAGATCCGCGCCAAGGCCGCCGCCGCGGAAGACCTCGACGGCACGGTCAGCACCGCCGGCGAGGTCGAGTTGGTCAACCTTCGGATCAACGGCACTCCCGTGGTCAACCCCGCGGTCGACCTGACCATCACCATCCCGCTCGTGGCCACCGTCGTGGTCAACGAACAGCGGCCGCTGGCAGGTGGTGCCGGCATCGCCGTCAACGCCCTGCACATCCGACTGCTCAACGGCGTCGACCTCGTGGTCAGCCACGCGCGGGTCACCCTGACCCGCCCCGGCACCCCCTGCCCGATCGACTGA
- a CDS encoding STAS domain-containing protein: MERVPILEIGGVLLVSIQIDLQDQTVLALQEDLAERISDSGAHGVVIDISGVEIVDSFIGRMFATIASLSRLFDATTVVVGMRPAVAITLVELGLTLGDVRTALNLERGLKILGEQRRGVR, encoded by the coding sequence ATGGAACGCGTCCCCATCCTGGAGATCGGCGGTGTGCTGCTGGTCTCCATCCAGATCGATCTGCAGGACCAGACCGTCCTGGCCCTCCAGGAGGACCTGGCGGAGCGGATCTCCGACTCGGGCGCGCACGGCGTGGTGATCGACATCTCCGGGGTGGAGATCGTCGACTCCTTCATCGGCCGCATGTTCGCCACGATCGCCTCGCTGTCCCGGCTGTTCGACGCGACCACGGTCGTGGTCGGGATGCGCCCCGCGGTCGCCATCACGCTGGTCGAGTTGGGACTCACCTTGGGCGACGTGCGCACGGCGCTGAACCTGGAACGCGGCCTGAAGATCCTCGGCGAACAGCGCCGAGGCGTGCGGTGA
- a CDS encoding toll/interleukin-1 receptor domain-containing protein: MLTEVHYTAFISYQSASRPTARHLKERLYAVAGRHERGTGFRLFLDESDLRPGPLAEEIRGALDRSRFLVVLLDTDTPRSEWVNEEIRHWLASTGHVDRLVLVRVGEIDLSWDDDRRDFAVPDAVPAALRGVFEVEQKWIDHRPRWSWRDSAALVALCARLMDVQPSDYLIEETRYQRRRTRTAQGVAAVTLVLLVVALVAGVVAVRNRQEAERNASEARAQADAAEALLAVPGTPTAAIERVLRAARDSDSPTVRSAMLAVSQGSSRLEHALRHPGLTDLAFAPDSRELLAWGRQGERTAVRSWDVATSTQRVDTTVPATGLSDLTRVGPNHLVACADQGPIVVDLAATTTRLDGEWTARGPCRVTPFDGGAVLLGPSSAHVVDRRGEVTTTDGVDRVVALSGYRHVALSGSAGVFVVAAGRAQRLDVPLGSSVEATDPVAALVLRAGPTSWLFATPGPGGYRSRALTVPDTAVEVAPLFDLGKLTGDLAWITADGTLGWTRDERRGHVEDVEGHPMWQPKYDTRLEPLANGAFVAVQGNTATIVRPPTGSPPVDVKISTLPPDWRTEWTRVPVRQRIGVPESGDTDPVVARCQDRSSVLLATDAPVGTSLLVDATALAVPVRDGRYTPGCALIDLSDSLVHHDAVRAGQTVIRTPFQADAVAFSPSGGRVAVLNEGFPIEVLSTGNERRPWDVATTVSGDITGGVVTAFGEREVVLVDDGLVFTDARGVVERVPVSDAGAISAVEPDGTGALLASSPGTGVTLVDGRAATAGRCRADGLRYVPAAGYLESLAAAETPVPVDREGTDCRTGSHLSDVPDVVSYDLGATTGRIVARTDHGLAVTTWVRGDESSLRTVPGPPAGADDEVSFDPAARTALVHTPGARALDVYRYDGGTWRPAATAVAGVGRVEAASLVDDGTLLLAIGSTGGFQLFDATSGRLVVNDPGTLDATEVVATSARRIGDELVVHLKSDADRGRTIRIPVAIPALRRQLCEVYRTEHC; this comes from the coding sequence ATGTTGACCGAAGTCCACTACACCGCGTTCATCAGCTACCAGTCCGCGTCCCGCCCTACCGCTCGCCACCTCAAGGAGCGTCTGTACGCCGTGGCCGGGCGTCACGAGCGGGGGACCGGGTTCAGGTTGTTCCTCGACGAGTCCGACCTGCGCCCCGGCCCGCTCGCCGAGGAGATCCGCGGCGCGCTCGACCGCTCCCGGTTCCTGGTGGTGCTGCTCGACACCGACACCCCGCGCTCGGAGTGGGTCAACGAAGAGATCCGGCACTGGCTCGCCTCCACCGGGCACGTCGACCGACTGGTTCTCGTCCGCGTGGGTGAGATCGACCTGTCCTGGGACGACGATCGCCGGGACTTCGCGGTGCCGGACGCGGTGCCCGCGGCCCTGCGAGGGGTGTTCGAGGTCGAGCAGAAGTGGATCGACCACCGGCCGCGCTGGTCGTGGCGCGACTCGGCAGCGCTCGTCGCCCTGTGCGCGCGGCTGATGGACGTGCAGCCCTCCGACTACCTGATCGAGGAAACCCGCTACCAACGCCGCCGGACCAGGACCGCCCAGGGCGTCGCAGCGGTGACGCTGGTGCTGCTGGTCGTAGCCCTGGTCGCCGGCGTCGTCGCCGTCCGGAACCGGCAGGAGGCCGAGCGCAACGCTTCGGAAGCCCGTGCCCAGGCCGACGCGGCCGAAGCCCTGCTCGCCGTGCCCGGTACGCCCACCGCGGCCATCGAGCGGGTGTTGCGCGCCGCGCGCGACAGCGACAGCCCGACCGTCCGCTCCGCGATGTTGGCCGTCTCGCAAGGCAGCTCCCGCCTCGAACACGCGTTGCGCCATCCCGGCCTGACCGACCTCGCGTTCGCCCCGGACAGCCGCGAACTGCTGGCCTGGGGTCGGCAGGGCGAGCGCACGGCGGTCCGCAGCTGGGACGTCGCCACGAGCACCCAGCGCGTCGACACGACCGTGCCCGCGACCGGGCTGTCGGACCTCACCAGGGTCGGGCCGAACCACCTGGTCGCCTGCGCCGACCAGGGCCCGATCGTGGTGGACCTCGCCGCCACCACCACGCGCCTCGACGGGGAGTGGACGGCGCGAGGCCCGTGCCGCGTCACCCCGTTCGACGGTGGCGCGGTCCTGCTCGGCCCGAGCTCCGCCCACGTGGTCGACCGGCGCGGTGAGGTGACGACCACGGACGGCGTCGACCGCGTCGTCGCTCTGTCCGGTTACCGCCACGTTGCGCTGTCCGGTTCGGCCGGGGTGTTCGTCGTGGCCGCCGGGCGGGCGCAGCGGCTCGACGTGCCACTGGGCTCGTCGGTCGAGGCCACCGACCCTGTCGCCGCGCTCGTCCTGCGTGCCGGCCCCACGTCGTGGCTGTTCGCCACACCGGGGCCGGGCGGTTACCGATCACGGGCGCTCACCGTGCCGGACACCGCGGTCGAGGTGGCCCCGCTGTTCGACCTCGGCAAGCTGACCGGCGACCTGGCGTGGATCACCGCGGACGGCACGCTGGGTTGGACCCGCGACGAGCGGCGCGGCCACGTCGAAGACGTGGAAGGCCACCCGATGTGGCAGCCCAAGTACGACACCCGCCTCGAACCCCTGGCCAATGGCGCGTTCGTGGCCGTGCAGGGCAACACCGCCACGATCGTGCGTCCGCCCACCGGGTCCCCGCCGGTCGACGTGAAGATCTCCACGCTGCCACCCGACTGGCGGACCGAATGGACGCGGGTGCCGGTACGGCAGCGGATCGGCGTACCTGAGAGCGGCGACACCGACCCCGTGGTCGCCCGCTGCCAGGACCGCTCCTCCGTGCTGCTCGCCACCGACGCACCGGTGGGCACGTCGCTGCTGGTGGACGCGACGGCGCTGGCTGTGCCGGTGCGTGACGGTCGCTACACCCCGGGCTGCGCCCTGATCGACCTCTCCGACTCCCTCGTCCACCACGACGCGGTCCGCGCCGGGCAGACGGTGATCCGCACCCCGTTCCAGGCCGACGCCGTCGCGTTCTCCCCGTCGGGTGGTCGTGTGGCCGTGCTCAACGAGGGCTTCCCGATCGAGGTGCTGAGCACCGGGAATGAACGTCGCCCTTGGGACGTGGCGACCACCGTCAGCGGCGACATCACCGGCGGCGTGGTGACCGCGTTCGGCGAACGCGAGGTCGTCCTGGTCGACGACGGCCTGGTGTTCACCGATGCGCGCGGCGTGGTCGAGCGCGTGCCGGTGAGCGACGCCGGCGCGATCTCCGCGGTCGAACCCGACGGCACGGGTGCTCTGCTGGCTTCATCGCCCGGCACCGGCGTGACCTTGGTCGACGGCCGTGCCGCGACCGCAGGGCGTTGCCGCGCCGACGGCCTGCGCTACGTTCCCGCCGCGGGATACCTCGAGTCGCTCGCCGCGGCCGAGACCCCCGTTCCCGTGGACCGCGAGGGCACCGACTGCCGAACGGGCAGCCACCTGTCCGACGTGCCCGACGTCGTCTCCTACGACCTCGGCGCGACCACCGGCCGTATCGTGGCCAGGACCGACCATGGCCTGGCCGTCACCACCTGGGTGCGCGGTGACGAGTCGTCCCTGCGCACCGTCCCCGGCCCACCGGCCGGCGCCGACGACGAGGTGTCCTTCGACCCCGCCGCCCGCACGGCGCTGGTCCACACCCCGGGAGCGCGCGCCCTCGACGTGTACCGGTACGACGGTGGCACGTGGCGCCCGGCGGCCACCGCGGTCGCCGGTGTCGGCCGGGTCGAGGCCGCGTCCCTGGTCGACGACGGCACCCTCCTGCTCGCCATCGGCTCCACCGGGGGGTTCCAGCTGTTCGACGCCACGTCCGGCCGCCTGGTGGTCAACGACCCGGGCACGCTCGACGCCACCGAGGTCGTGGCCACCTCCGCCCGCCGGATCGGTGACGAACTCGTGGTCCACCTCAAGTCCGACGCCGACCGCGGGCGGACGATCCGGATTCCCGTGGCCATCCCGGCGCTGCGGCGCCAGCTGTGCGAGGTCTACCGGACCGAGCACTGCTGA
- a CDS encoding ATP-binding protein yields MSPQAELLLGVTLTRESDVFLLRQCGREVAIVVGLEPQDQIRVATALSDVGRELLAARQSTRLVFGLRHHPEPVLVITVDAAVTTGPGWDTARRLLDEVTESDGAVELVKTLPRRARPEPAQLAHLRGMLALPETDALEQLRAQNQDLMETLESLEARRRELLRVNEELEETNRGVMALHKELSEELEQTNQGVVAFYTELEEKSNQLREAAEARTRFWSNISHELRSPVNSVIGLSRLLTAADGDPLTDEQRRQIGLIHAAGSTLLALVNELLDTAKAESGSLKPKFAPVDLPLVLAQLQGASRPMIRTDEVELVVDPLPAGAELVSDEVLLLRVLRNLVSNALKFTEHGTVRLTVGTDDDEIRFTVTDTGIGIAPQEQHRIFEEFYQVPGRLQVGVAGTGLGLPYARRLTRLLGGDLTLRSTLGEGTEVTLRLPRSESDILITGTTLVVEPDDAVRARVAISLDGLADTVLQVKDGREALERLRADRPDVLVLAADVPRVSGREILAFVRADEALRAVPAVVVAADADPDLERVVTGLSAVLLNAAMITPSTLRRALRGAVRLVRSKESR; encoded by the coding sequence GTGAGCCCGCAGGCCGAGCTGCTGCTCGGGGTCACCCTGACCCGCGAGTCCGACGTGTTCCTGCTGCGCCAGTGCGGCCGCGAGGTGGCGATCGTCGTCGGCCTCGAACCGCAGGACCAGATCCGGGTGGCGACCGCGCTCAGCGACGTGGGCCGGGAACTGCTGGCGGCCCGGCAGTCCACGCGCCTGGTGTTCGGGCTGCGGCACCACCCGGAGCCCGTGCTCGTCATCACCGTGGACGCGGCCGTGACGACCGGCCCGGGTTGGGACACCGCCCGCCGGCTGCTGGACGAGGTCACCGAGTCCGACGGGGCGGTCGAGCTGGTGAAGACGCTGCCGCGCCGCGCGCGGCCCGAACCCGCTCAACTGGCACACCTGCGCGGGATGCTGGCGCTGCCCGAGACCGACGCGCTGGAGCAGCTGCGCGCGCAGAACCAGGACCTCATGGAGACCTTGGAGTCGCTGGAGGCGAGGCGCCGGGAACTGCTCCGCGTCAACGAGGAGCTGGAGGAGACCAACCGGGGCGTGATGGCGCTGCACAAGGAGCTGTCGGAGGAGCTGGAGCAGACCAACCAGGGCGTCGTCGCGTTCTACACCGAGCTGGAGGAGAAGTCGAACCAGCTCCGCGAGGCCGCGGAAGCGCGCACCCGCTTCTGGTCCAACATCAGCCACGAGCTGCGCTCGCCGGTCAACTCGGTGATCGGGCTCTCCCGGCTGCTGACGGCTGCCGACGGCGATCCGCTCACCGACGAGCAGCGCCGCCAGATCGGGCTGATCCACGCCGCGGGCTCCACCCTGCTCGCCCTGGTCAACGAGCTGCTGGACACCGCCAAAGCCGAATCCGGCAGCCTCAAGCCCAAGTTCGCGCCGGTCGACCTGCCGCTGGTGCTGGCGCAGCTGCAGGGCGCGTCCCGCCCGATGATCCGCACCGACGAGGTCGAACTGGTCGTCGACCCGCTGCCGGCGGGGGCGGAGCTGGTCTCCGACGAGGTGCTGCTGCTGCGGGTGCTGCGCAACCTGGTGTCCAACGCGCTGAAGTTCACCGAGCACGGCACCGTGCGGCTGACCGTGGGCACCGATGACGACGAGATCCGGTTCACCGTGACCGACACCGGCATCGGCATCGCGCCGCAGGAGCAGCACCGCATCTTCGAGGAGTTCTACCAGGTGCCCGGACGGCTCCAGGTCGGCGTCGCCGGCACCGGCCTCGGCCTGCCCTACGCACGCCGCCTCACGCGTCTGCTCGGCGGCGACCTCACGCTGCGCAGCACCCTGGGCGAGGGCACGGAGGTGACGCTGCGGCTACCCCGCTCGGAGAGCGACATCCTCATCACCGGGACCACGTTGGTCGTCGAGCCCGACGACGCGGTGCGGGCGCGGGTGGCGATCTCGCTCGACGGCTTGGCGGACACGGTGCTGCAGGTGAAGGACGGGCGGGAGGCGTTGGAGCGGCTGCGCGCCGACCGGCCCGACGTGCTGGTGCTGGCGGCCGACGTGCCGCGGGTCAGCGGTCGGGAGATCCTGGCGTTCGTGCGGGCGGACGAGGCGTTGCGGGCGGTGCCCGCGGTCGTCGTGGCCGCCGACGCGGATCCGGACCTGGAGCGCGTCGTGACCGGTCTGTCCGCGGTGCTGCTCAACGCGGCCATGATCACCCCGTCGACCCTGCGCCGGGCGTTGCGCGGCGCGGTCAGGCTGGTGCGGAGCAAGGAGAGCCGATGA
- a CDS encoding STAS domain-containing protein: MVREDEGRLAAVLRDQQDAIVASWVRVVAESVRGRATAAELEREFRELYGALLPLVGSGVRDLAGDRFGEVRSLLVDLSRARARSGYTPSETASGVFALKRVVFEHVGQHDDPALFREVLDFATLMDALGLVTFETFAAAREEIITEQAEQLLELTTPVVKLWEGVLAVPLVGTLDSDRTQVVMEKLLQSLVDTGAEHAIVDITGVLAVDTQVAQHLLKTAFAARLMGAECTISGIRPQIAQTIVALGIEFGDITTKASLADALRHALHRQGVDVVSAGGVR, from the coding sequence GTGGTTCGGGAAGATGAAGGCCGGCTCGCCGCCGTGCTGCGCGACCAGCAGGACGCGATCGTGGCGTCCTGGGTCCGGGTGGTCGCGGAGTCCGTGCGGGGCAGGGCGACCGCCGCCGAGCTGGAGCGGGAGTTCCGCGAGCTGTACGGCGCGCTGCTGCCGCTCGTCGGCTCCGGCGTGCGCGACCTCGCCGGTGACCGGTTCGGTGAGGTGCGGTCACTGCTGGTCGACCTGTCCCGGGCACGGGCGCGGAGCGGGTACACGCCTTCGGAGACCGCGTCCGGCGTGTTCGCGCTCAAGCGGGTGGTCTTCGAGCACGTCGGGCAGCACGACGACCCCGCACTGTTCCGGGAGGTCCTCGACTTCGCCACGCTGATGGACGCGCTGGGGCTGGTCACGTTCGAGACCTTCGCCGCCGCCCGCGAGGAGATCATCACCGAGCAGGCCGAGCAGCTGCTGGAGCTGACGACCCCGGTCGTGAAGCTGTGGGAGGGCGTGCTCGCGGTGCCGCTGGTCGGCACCCTCGACTCCGACCGCACCCAGGTGGTGATGGAGAAGCTGCTGCAGAGCCTGGTCGATACCGGCGCCGAGCACGCGATCGTCGACATCACGGGCGTGCTGGCCGTGGACACCCAGGTCGCGCAGCACCTGCTCAAGACCGCGTTCGCGGCCCGCCTGATGGGCGCGGAGTGCACGATCTCGGGCATCCGGCCGCAGATCGCCCAGACCATCGTGGCGCTGGGCATCGAGTTCGGCGACATCACGACGAAGGCATCGCTGGCCGACGCCCTGCGGCACGCCCTGCACCGGCAGGGCGTCGACGTCGTCAGCGCCGGCGGGGTCCGCTGA